A stretch of the Macaca mulatta isolate MMU2019108-1 chromosome 16, T2T-MMU8v2.0, whole genome shotgun sequence genome encodes the following:
- the MYCBPAP gene encoding MYCBP-associated protein isoform X11: protein MKKVVSKQSPPKLIGRCPPRAGRRLLRTQWRPLAGGRARGRRGGGAASVSRGRAVQGHAHRRDGTMKSLKKDSRLKITPARLLEAAESFKEKKRAKGPEQPTPPIQEEPEPVSNVLQGDDILALAIKKEDLKEQHIPRLTEKEDKRVITQKFIIRKLKPTDPRRKVCHLVARPANPDAATKPLDYSGPGDSFDGSDQILPHHILGSLQDFKRIALARGNTRLAELIPTSPCLMTLISAKGESKQKAPKEEKRPPWAPPPQHNFLKNWQRNIALRKKQQEALSEHLKKPISELLMHTGETYRRIQEERELIDCTLPTRRDRKSWENSGFWSRLEYLGDEMTGLVMTKTKTQRGLMEPITHIGKPHSIRVETGLPAQRDASYRYTWDRSLFLIYRRKELQKIMAELDFSQQDIDGLEVVGKGQPFSAVTVEDYTVFERSQGSSSEETTYLGTLASSSDVPMPILGPSLLFCGKPACWIRGSNPQNKRQVGIAVHLTFETLEGEKTSSELTVVNNGTVAIWYDWRRQHQPDTFQDLKKNRMQRFYFNSREGVILPGETKTFTFFFKSLTAGIFREFWEFRTHPTLLGGAVLQVNLHAVSLTQDVFEDERKVLESKLMAHEAVTIVHEVLQEVLMGVLTPERTPSPVDAYLTKEDLFRHRNPQLHYEHQVVQSLHELWRQYMTLPPNAEEARPGDKEHISSIATEKASVNAELLPRFRSPTISEPQVPQPENEALRESGSQKARVGTKSPQQKSIMEEILVEESPDVDSAKSPWEPDGLPLLEWNLCLEDFRKAVMVLPDENQREDALMRLNKAALELCQKPRPLQSNLLHQMGLQLWRDVIDSLVSHSLWLRSLLGLPEKETIYLNVPEEQDQKSPAIMEVKVPVGKVGKEERKGAAQEKKQLGIKDKEDKKGARVLGKESCWGDRPNSKKHRAKDDKKVIKSTSRDRFSLEDPIPDINLPSQEPIDPLVMEKYTQRLHSEVHGLLDTLVTDLMVLADELSPIKNVEEPLRLCT from the exons AAAAGAAACGGGCAAAGGGACCTGAACAACCCACACCCCCAATTCAGGAAGAGCCTGAACCTGTTAGCAATGTCCTACAAGGAGATGACATTCTTGCTTTGGCCATTAAGAAGGAAGACTTGAAGGAG caacaTATTCCTCGCCTTACTGAAAAGGAAGATAAACGCGTCATTACCCAGAAATTTATCATCCGTAAACTCAAACCCACGGATCCTAGGAGGAAGGTCTGCCACCTTGTAGCACGTCCTGCAAATCCCGATGCAGCCACAAAGCCTCTGGACTACTCTG GTCCCGGTGACAGCTTCGATGGCAGTGACCAGATCCTGCCCCACCACATCTTGGGGAGTCTCCAGGACTTTAAGAGAATTGCACTTGCTCGAGGGAACACCCGG CTGGCTGAGCTGATACCTACCTCACCCTGTCTGATGACCCTCATCTCTGCTAAAGGAGAGTCAAAGCAAAAAGCcccaaaagaagagaagagacctcCCTGGGCCCCACCTCCTCAGCacaactttctgaaaaactggcaGCGTAACATAGCCCTGCGGAAGAAGCAGCAGGAAGCCCTCAGTG AACACCTAAAGAAGCCAATCAGTGAGCTGCTCATGCACACTGGGGAGACCTACAGACGGATCCAGGAGGAGCGGGAGCTCATTGACTGCACACTTCCAACGCGGCGTGATAGGAAA AGCTGGGAGAACAGTGGGTTCTGGAGTCGACTGGAATACTTGGGAGATGAGATGACAGGTCTGGTCATGACCAAGACAAAAACTCAGCGTGGCCTTATGGAGCCCATCACTCACATCGGGAAGCCCCACTCCATCCGGGTGGAGACAG GATTACCAGCCCAGAGGGACGCTTCATACCGCTACACCTGGGATCGGAGTCTATTTCTGATCTACCGACGCAAGGAGCTGCAGAAAATCATGGCAGAGCTGGATTTCAGCCAGCAG GATATTGATGGCCTGGAGGTGGTGGGTAAAGGGCAGCCCTTCTCAGCTGTTACTGTGGAAGACTACACAGTGTTTGAAAGAAGTCAGGGAAGCTCCTCTGAAGAGACAACATACTT AGGCACATTGGCAAGTTCCTCTGATGTCCCCATGCCTATTCTCGGCCCTTCTCTTCTGTTCTGTGGGAAGCCAGCTTGCTGGATCAGAGGCAGTAATCCACAGAACAAG AGGCAGGTCGGGATTGCTGTTCACTTGACCTTTGAAACCCTAGAAGGCGAGAAAACCTCCTCAGAACTGACTGTGGTCAATAATGGCACCGTGGCCATTTGGTATGACTGGCGACGGCAGCACCAACCGGACACTTTCCAAGACCTGAAGAAAAACAGGATGCAGCGATTTTACTTTAACAGCCGGGAAG GTGTGATTCTGCCTGGAGAAACTAAAACCTTTACCTTCTTCTTCAAGTCTTTGACTGCTGGGATCTTCAGGGAATTTTGGGAGTTTCGAACCCATCCTACTCTATTAGGAGGTGCTGTGCTGCAAGTCAATCTCCATGCAGTCTCCCTGACCCAGGATGTTTTTGAGGATGAGAGGAAAGTACTGGAG AGCAAACTGATGGCCCATGAGGCAGTCACCATCGTTCACGAAGTGCTGCAGGAGGTGCTGATGGGGGTCTTGACCCCGGAGCGCACACCATCACCTGTGGATGCCTATCTCACCAAGGAAGACTTGTTCCGGCACAGGAATCCTCAG CTGCATTACGAGCACCAAGTGGTGCAAAGCCTGCATGAACTGTGGCGCCAGTACATGACTCTGCCCCCCAATGCTGAGGAGGCCAGGCCAGGGGACAAGGAGCACATCAGCTCCATAGCCACAGAGAAGGCCTCTGTGAATGCTGAGCTCTTACCGCGCTTTAGGAGCCCCACCATTTCTGAACCTCAAGTGCCCCAGCCTGAGAATGAGGCCCTCAGGGAATCCGGATCCCAGAAGGCCAGAGTGGGAACCAAGAGTCCTCAGCAGAAGAGCATCATGGAGGAGATCCTGGTGGAGGAAAGCCCAGATGTGGACAGCGCCAAGAGCCCCTGGGAGCCGGATGGCCTTCCCCTGCTGGAGTGGAATCTCTGCTTGGAGGATTTCAGAAAG GCAGTGATGGTGCTCCCTGATGAGAACCAGAGAGAGGATGCGCTGATGAGGCTCAACAAAGCAGCCCTGGAGCTGTGCCAGAAGCCAAGGCCATTGCAGTCCAACCTCCTGCACCAGATGGG TTTGCAGCTATGGCGAGATGTGATTGACAGCCTGGTGAGCCATTCCCTGTGGCTGAGGTCTCTGCTGGGCCTGCCTGAGAAGGAGACCATCTATTTGAATGTGCCTGAAGAGCAAG ATCAAAAATCACCTGCCATCATGGAAGTGAAGGTACCTGTGGGGAAAGTTGGGAAGGAGGAGCGGAAAGGAGCAGCCCAGGAAAAGAAGCAACTGGGGatcaaagacaaagaagacaagaaaggaGCCAGGGTACTCGGGAAGGAGTCATGCTGGGGC GACCGTCCCAACAGCAAGAAGCACAGGGCAAAGGACGACAAGAAAGTCATAAAATCTACAAGTCGGGACAGGTTTTCCTTGGAAGACCCTATCCCTGACATCAACCTCCCTTCTCAAGAACCCATAGACCCCCTGGTCATGGAGAAATACACCCAGAGGCTGCACAGCGAG GTCCATGGGCTGCTGGACACCCTGGTGACCGACCTGATGGTCCTGGCTGATGAGCTCAGCCCCATAAAGAATGTCGAGGAGCCTTTGCGTCTCTGCACGTGA
- the MYCBPAP gene encoding MYCBP-associated protein isoform X5, producing MKKVVSKQSPPKLIGRCPPRAGRRLLRTQWRPLAGGRARGRRGGGAASVSRGRAVQGHAHRRDGTMKSLKKDSRLKITPARLLEAAESFKEKKRAKGPEQPTPPIQEEPEPVSNVLQGDDILALAIKKEDLKEQHIPRLTEKEDKRVITQKFIIRKLKPTDPRRKVCHLVARPANPDAATKPLDYSGPGDSFDGSDQILPHHILGSLQDFKRIALARGNTRLAELIPTSPCLMTLISAKGESKQKAPKEEKRPPWAPPPQHNFLKNWQRNIALRKKQQEALSEHLKKPISELLMHTGETYRRIQEERELIDCTLPTRRDRKSWENSGFWSRLEYLGDEMTGLVMTKTKTQRGLMEPITHIGKPHSIRVETGLPAQRDASYRYTWDRSLFLIYRRKELQKIMAELDFSQQVSVASMPQSEASWGSACLQSALLTFLRLSEDIDGLEVVGKGQPFSAVTVEDYTVFERSQGSSSEETTYLGTLASSSDVPMPILGPSLLFCGKPACWIRGSNPQNKRQVGIAVHLTFETLEGEKTSSELTVVNNGTVAIWYDWRRQHQPDTFQDLKKNRMQRFYFNSREGVILPGETKTFTFFFKSLTAGIFREFWEFRTHPTLLGGAVLQVNLHAVSLTQDVFEDERKVLESKLMAHEAVTIVHEVLQEVLMGVLTPERTPSPVDAYLTKEDLFRHRNPQLHYEHQVVQSLHELWRQYMTLPPNAEEARPGDKEHISSIATEKASVNAELLPRFRSPTISEPQVPQPENEALRESGSQKARVGTKSPQQKSIMEEILVEESPDVDSAKSPWEPDGLPLLEWNLCLEDFRKAVMVLPDENQREDALMRLNKAALELCQKPRPLQSNLLHQMGLQLWRDVIDSLVSHSLWLRSLLGLPEKETIYLNVPEEQDQKSPAIMEVKVPVGKVGKEERKGAAQEKKQLGIKDKEDKKGARDRPNSKKHRAKDDKKVIKSTSRDRFSLEDPIPDINLPSQEPIDPLVMEKYTQRLHSEVHGLLDTLVTDLMVLADELSPIKNVEEPLRLCT from the exons AAAAGAAACGGGCAAAGGGACCTGAACAACCCACACCCCCAATTCAGGAAGAGCCTGAACCTGTTAGCAATGTCCTACAAGGAGATGACATTCTTGCTTTGGCCATTAAGAAGGAAGACTTGAAGGAG caacaTATTCCTCGCCTTACTGAAAAGGAAGATAAACGCGTCATTACCCAGAAATTTATCATCCGTAAACTCAAACCCACGGATCCTAGGAGGAAGGTCTGCCACCTTGTAGCACGTCCTGCAAATCCCGATGCAGCCACAAAGCCTCTGGACTACTCTG GTCCCGGTGACAGCTTCGATGGCAGTGACCAGATCCTGCCCCACCACATCTTGGGGAGTCTCCAGGACTTTAAGAGAATTGCACTTGCTCGAGGGAACACCCGG CTGGCTGAGCTGATACCTACCTCACCCTGTCTGATGACCCTCATCTCTGCTAAAGGAGAGTCAAAGCAAAAAGCcccaaaagaagagaagagacctcCCTGGGCCCCACCTCCTCAGCacaactttctgaaaaactggcaGCGTAACATAGCCCTGCGGAAGAAGCAGCAGGAAGCCCTCAGTG AACACCTAAAGAAGCCAATCAGTGAGCTGCTCATGCACACTGGGGAGACCTACAGACGGATCCAGGAGGAGCGGGAGCTCATTGACTGCACACTTCCAACGCGGCGTGATAGGAAA AGCTGGGAGAACAGTGGGTTCTGGAGTCGACTGGAATACTTGGGAGATGAGATGACAGGTCTGGTCATGACCAAGACAAAAACTCAGCGTGGCCTTATGGAGCCCATCACTCACATCGGGAAGCCCCACTCCATCCGGGTGGAGACAG GATTACCAGCCCAGAGGGACGCTTCATACCGCTACACCTGGGATCGGAGTCTATTTCTGATCTACCGACGCAAGGAGCTGCAGAAAATCATGGCAGAGCTGGATTTCAGCCAGCAGGTTAGTGTGGCCTCCATGCCCCAGTCAGAAGCCTCTTGGGGCAGTGCCTGTCTTCAGTCAGCTCTTCTAACCTTTCTCCGTCTCTCGGAGGATATTGATGGCCTGGAGGTGGTGGGTAAAGGGCAGCCCTTCTCAGCTGTTACTGTGGAAGACTACACAGTGTTTGAAAGAAGTCAGGGAAGCTCCTCTGAAGAGACAACATACTT AGGCACATTGGCAAGTTCCTCTGATGTCCCCATGCCTATTCTCGGCCCTTCTCTTCTGTTCTGTGGGAAGCCAGCTTGCTGGATCAGAGGCAGTAATCCACAGAACAAG AGGCAGGTCGGGATTGCTGTTCACTTGACCTTTGAAACCCTAGAAGGCGAGAAAACCTCCTCAGAACTGACTGTGGTCAATAATGGCACCGTGGCCATTTGGTATGACTGGCGACGGCAGCACCAACCGGACACTTTCCAAGACCTGAAGAAAAACAGGATGCAGCGATTTTACTTTAACAGCCGGGAAG GTGTGATTCTGCCTGGAGAAACTAAAACCTTTACCTTCTTCTTCAAGTCTTTGACTGCTGGGATCTTCAGGGAATTTTGGGAGTTTCGAACCCATCCTACTCTATTAGGAGGTGCTGTGCTGCAAGTCAATCTCCATGCAGTCTCCCTGACCCAGGATGTTTTTGAGGATGAGAGGAAAGTACTGGAG AGCAAACTGATGGCCCATGAGGCAGTCACCATCGTTCACGAAGTGCTGCAGGAGGTGCTGATGGGGGTCTTGACCCCGGAGCGCACACCATCACCTGTGGATGCCTATCTCACCAAGGAAGACTTGTTCCGGCACAGGAATCCTCAG CTGCATTACGAGCACCAAGTGGTGCAAAGCCTGCATGAACTGTGGCGCCAGTACATGACTCTGCCCCCCAATGCTGAGGAGGCCAGGCCAGGGGACAAGGAGCACATCAGCTCCATAGCCACAGAGAAGGCCTCTGTGAATGCTGAGCTCTTACCGCGCTTTAGGAGCCCCACCATTTCTGAACCTCAAGTGCCCCAGCCTGAGAATGAGGCCCTCAGGGAATCCGGATCCCAGAAGGCCAGAGTGGGAACCAAGAGTCCTCAGCAGAAGAGCATCATGGAGGAGATCCTGGTGGAGGAAAGCCCAGATGTGGACAGCGCCAAGAGCCCCTGGGAGCCGGATGGCCTTCCCCTGCTGGAGTGGAATCTCTGCTTGGAGGATTTCAGAAAG GCAGTGATGGTGCTCCCTGATGAGAACCAGAGAGAGGATGCGCTGATGAGGCTCAACAAAGCAGCCCTGGAGCTGTGCCAGAAGCCAAGGCCATTGCAGTCCAACCTCCTGCACCAGATGGG TTTGCAGCTATGGCGAGATGTGATTGACAGCCTGGTGAGCCATTCCCTGTGGCTGAGGTCTCTGCTGGGCCTGCCTGAGAAGGAGACCATCTATTTGAATGTGCCTGAAGAGCAAG ATCAAAAATCACCTGCCATCATGGAAGTGAAGGTACCTGTGGGGAAAGTTGGGAAGGAGGAGCGGAAAGGAGCAGCCCAGGAAAAGAAGCAACTGGGGatcaaagacaaagaagacaagaaaggaGCCAGG GACCGTCCCAACAGCAAGAAGCACAGGGCAAAGGACGACAAGAAAGTCATAAAATCTACAAGTCGGGACAGGTTTTCCTTGGAAGACCCTATCCCTGACATCAACCTCCCTTCTCAAGAACCCATAGACCCCCTGGTCATGGAGAAATACACCCAGAGGCTGCACAGCGAG GTCCATGGGCTGCTGGACACCCTGGTGACCGACCTGATGGTCCTGGCTGATGAGCTCAGCCCCATAAAGAATGTCGAGGAGCCTTTGCGTCTCTGCACGTGA
- the MYCBPAP gene encoding MYCBP-associated protein isoform X12, translating to MKKVVSKQSPPKLIGRCPPRAGRRLLRTQWRPLAGGRARGRRGGGAASVSRGRAVQGHAHRRDGTMKSLKKDSRLKITPARLLEAAESFKEKKRAKGPEQPTPPIQEEPEPVSNVLQGDDILALAIKKEDLKEQHIPRLTEKEDKRVITQKFIIRKLKPTDPRRKVCHLVARPANPDAATKPLDYSGPGDSFDGSDQILPHHILGSLQDFKRIALARGNTRLAELIPTSPCLMTLISAKGESKQKAPKEEKRPPWAPPPQHNFLKNWQRNIALRKKQQEALSEHLKKPISELLMHTGETYRRIQEERELIDCTLPTRRDRKSWENSGFWSRLEYLGDEMTGLVMTKTKTQRGLMEPITHIGKPHSIRVETGLPAQRDASYRYTWDRSLFLIYRRKELQKIMAELDFSQQDIDGLEVVGKGQPFSAVTVEDYTVFERSQGSSSEETTYLGTLASSSDVPMPILGPSLLFCGKPACWIRGSNPQNKRQVGIAVHLTFETLEGEKTSSELTVVNNGTVAIWYDWRRQHQPDTFQDLKKNRMQRFYFNSREGVILPGETKTFTFFFKSLTAGIFREFWEFRTHPTLLGGAVLQVNLHAVSLTQDVFEDERKVLESKLMAHEAVTIVHEVLQEVLMGVLTPERTPSPVDAYLTKEDLFRHRNPQLHYEHQVVQSLHELWRQYMTLPPNAEEARPGDKEHISSIATEKASVNAELLPRFRSPTISEPQVPQPENEALRESGSQKARVGTKSPQQKSIMEEILVEESPDVDSAKSPWEPDGLPLLEWNLCLEDFRKAVMVLPDENQREDALMRLNKAALELCQKPRPLQSNLLHQMGLQLWRDVIDSLVSHSLWLRSLLGLPEKETIYLNVPEEQDQKSPAIMEVKVPVGKVGKEERKGAAQEKKQLGIKDKEDKKGARQDRPNSKKHRAKDDKKVIKSTSRDRFSLEDPIPDINLPSQEPIDPLVMEKYTQRLHSEVHGLLDTLVTDLMVLADELSPIKNVEEPLRLCT from the exons AAAAGAAACGGGCAAAGGGACCTGAACAACCCACACCCCCAATTCAGGAAGAGCCTGAACCTGTTAGCAATGTCCTACAAGGAGATGACATTCTTGCTTTGGCCATTAAGAAGGAAGACTTGAAGGAG caacaTATTCCTCGCCTTACTGAAAAGGAAGATAAACGCGTCATTACCCAGAAATTTATCATCCGTAAACTCAAACCCACGGATCCTAGGAGGAAGGTCTGCCACCTTGTAGCACGTCCTGCAAATCCCGATGCAGCCACAAAGCCTCTGGACTACTCTG GTCCCGGTGACAGCTTCGATGGCAGTGACCAGATCCTGCCCCACCACATCTTGGGGAGTCTCCAGGACTTTAAGAGAATTGCACTTGCTCGAGGGAACACCCGG CTGGCTGAGCTGATACCTACCTCACCCTGTCTGATGACCCTCATCTCTGCTAAAGGAGAGTCAAAGCAAAAAGCcccaaaagaagagaagagacctcCCTGGGCCCCACCTCCTCAGCacaactttctgaaaaactggcaGCGTAACATAGCCCTGCGGAAGAAGCAGCAGGAAGCCCTCAGTG AACACCTAAAGAAGCCAATCAGTGAGCTGCTCATGCACACTGGGGAGACCTACAGACGGATCCAGGAGGAGCGGGAGCTCATTGACTGCACACTTCCAACGCGGCGTGATAGGAAA AGCTGGGAGAACAGTGGGTTCTGGAGTCGACTGGAATACTTGGGAGATGAGATGACAGGTCTGGTCATGACCAAGACAAAAACTCAGCGTGGCCTTATGGAGCCCATCACTCACATCGGGAAGCCCCACTCCATCCGGGTGGAGACAG GATTACCAGCCCAGAGGGACGCTTCATACCGCTACACCTGGGATCGGAGTCTATTTCTGATCTACCGACGCAAGGAGCTGCAGAAAATCATGGCAGAGCTGGATTTCAGCCAGCAG GATATTGATGGCCTGGAGGTGGTGGGTAAAGGGCAGCCCTTCTCAGCTGTTACTGTGGAAGACTACACAGTGTTTGAAAGAAGTCAGGGAAGCTCCTCTGAAGAGACAACATACTT AGGCACATTGGCAAGTTCCTCTGATGTCCCCATGCCTATTCTCGGCCCTTCTCTTCTGTTCTGTGGGAAGCCAGCTTGCTGGATCAGAGGCAGTAATCCACAGAACAAG AGGCAGGTCGGGATTGCTGTTCACTTGACCTTTGAAACCCTAGAAGGCGAGAAAACCTCCTCAGAACTGACTGTGGTCAATAATGGCACCGTGGCCATTTGGTATGACTGGCGACGGCAGCACCAACCGGACACTTTCCAAGACCTGAAGAAAAACAGGATGCAGCGATTTTACTTTAACAGCCGGGAAG GTGTGATTCTGCCTGGAGAAACTAAAACCTTTACCTTCTTCTTCAAGTCTTTGACTGCTGGGATCTTCAGGGAATTTTGGGAGTTTCGAACCCATCCTACTCTATTAGGAGGTGCTGTGCTGCAAGTCAATCTCCATGCAGTCTCCCTGACCCAGGATGTTTTTGAGGATGAGAGGAAAGTACTGGAG AGCAAACTGATGGCCCATGAGGCAGTCACCATCGTTCACGAAGTGCTGCAGGAGGTGCTGATGGGGGTCTTGACCCCGGAGCGCACACCATCACCTGTGGATGCCTATCTCACCAAGGAAGACTTGTTCCGGCACAGGAATCCTCAG CTGCATTACGAGCACCAAGTGGTGCAAAGCCTGCATGAACTGTGGCGCCAGTACATGACTCTGCCCCCCAATGCTGAGGAGGCCAGGCCAGGGGACAAGGAGCACATCAGCTCCATAGCCACAGAGAAGGCCTCTGTGAATGCTGAGCTCTTACCGCGCTTTAGGAGCCCCACCATTTCTGAACCTCAAGTGCCCCAGCCTGAGAATGAGGCCCTCAGGGAATCCGGATCCCAGAAGGCCAGAGTGGGAACCAAGAGTCCTCAGCAGAAGAGCATCATGGAGGAGATCCTGGTGGAGGAAAGCCCAGATGTGGACAGCGCCAAGAGCCCCTGGGAGCCGGATGGCCTTCCCCTGCTGGAGTGGAATCTCTGCTTGGAGGATTTCAGAAAG GCAGTGATGGTGCTCCCTGATGAGAACCAGAGAGAGGATGCGCTGATGAGGCTCAACAAAGCAGCCCTGGAGCTGTGCCAGAAGCCAAGGCCATTGCAGTCCAACCTCCTGCACCAGATGGG TTTGCAGCTATGGCGAGATGTGATTGACAGCCTGGTGAGCCATTCCCTGTGGCTGAGGTCTCTGCTGGGCCTGCCTGAGAAGGAGACCATCTATTTGAATGTGCCTGAAGAGCAAG ATCAAAAATCACCTGCCATCATGGAAGTGAAGGTACCTGTGGGGAAAGTTGGGAAGGAGGAGCGGAAAGGAGCAGCCCAGGAAAAGAAGCAACTGGGGatcaaagacaaagaagacaagaaaggaGCCAGG CAGGACCGTCCCAACAGCAAGAAGCACAGGGCAAAGGACGACAAGAAAGTCATAAAATCTACAAGTCGGGACAGGTTTTCCTTGGAAGACCCTATCCCTGACATCAACCTCCCTTCTCAAGAACCCATAGACCCCCTGGTCATGGAGAAATACACCCAGAGGCTGCACAGCGAG GTCCATGGGCTGCTGGACACCCTGGTGACCGACCTGATGGTCCTGGCTGATGAGCTCAGCCCCATAAAGAATGTCGAGGAGCCTTTGCGTCTCTGCACGTGA